From Sceloporus undulatus isolate JIND9_A2432 ecotype Alabama chromosome 6, SceUnd_v1.1, whole genome shotgun sequence, one genomic window encodes:
- the CCK gene encoding cholecystokinin, with amino-acid sequence MNSGICLFLLLAVLSMNSSGQQTSGSHNGNPVAADLEQSLLDNHRHVRNPATGKSIQRVDGSMDQKANLGALLAKYLQQTRRGSTGKVSVMGLQNFDPTHRIRDRDYMGWMDFGRRSAEEYEYAS; translated from the exons ATGAATAGTGGGatctgcctctttctcctcctggctGTGCTGTCCATGAACTCCTCAGGGCAGCAGACATCTGGTTCCCACAATGGCAATCCTGTGGCTGCCGACCTTGAGCAGAGCTTGCTGGACAACCACCGGCACGTTCGTAACCCAGCCACAGGGAAATCTATCCAGCGGGTAGATGGCAGCATGgaccaaaaagccaaccttggaGCTCTGTTGGCTAAATACCTCCAGCAAACCCGAAGAG gttcaacTGGAAAGGTCTCTGTGATGGGACTACAGAATTTTGACCCTACACACAGGATAAGAGACAGAGACTACATGGGCTGGATGGATTTTGGACGCCGCAGTGCTGAAGAATATGAGTACGCTTCTTAA